The Sphingobium aromaticiconvertens genome has a segment encoding these proteins:
- a CDS encoding nucleoside triphosphate pyrophosphatase, which produces MTATTSRLILASASPRRLDLLRQIGVTPDAVDPADIDETPRKSELPPVYAARVAAEKAALIAARHDQALVLSGDTVVAAGRRILPKAESEAEARACLTLLSGRRHRVYSAITLIDATGQARHRLSTNIVIFKPLDRAEIEAYLASGEWHGKAGGYAIQGLAAGLIRAIQGSHSAIMGLPLYETRALLIAAGYIHAGPAHG; this is translated from the coding sequence GTGACGGCGACCACTAGCCGTCTCATCCTGGCGTCGGCTTCACCGCGACGCCTCGACCTGCTGCGCCAGATTGGCGTTACGCCGGACGCGGTCGATCCGGCGGATATCGACGAAACCCCCCGCAAGAGCGAACTGCCCCCCGTCTATGCCGCGCGCGTCGCGGCAGAGAAGGCGGCGCTGATCGCCGCGCGGCACGATCAGGCATTGGTCCTGTCGGGGGACACCGTTGTCGCTGCGGGCCGGCGCATATTGCCCAAAGCCGAAAGCGAGGCGGAGGCTCGCGCCTGCCTGACCCTGTTGTCGGGGCGGCGCCACCGAGTCTACAGCGCGATCACGCTGATCGATGCCACAGGGCAGGCACGCCACCGACTTTCAACCAATATCGTCATTTTCAAGCCATTGGATCGCGCTGAGATCGAGGCCTATCTCGCCAGCGGCGAGTGGCACGGCAAAGCGGGCGGCTACGCCATCCAGGGGTTGGCCGCTGGCCTCATCCGCGCCATTCAAGGGAGTCATTCCGCCATTATGGGCCTGCCACTATACGAAACCCGCGCGCTTTTGATCGCGGCTGGCTACATTCATGCCGGTCCAGCCCATGGCTGA
- the infA gene encoding translation initiation factor IF-1, protein MAKEELLEMRGSVVELLPNAMFRVRLENDHEILGHTAGKMRKNRIRVLVGDEVLVELTPYDLTKGRITYRFK, encoded by the coding sequence ATGGCAAAAGAAGAACTGCTTGAGATGCGCGGATCCGTTGTGGAGTTGCTCCCCAACGCGATGTTCCGTGTACGGCTTGAGAATGATCACGAGATCCTTGGTCACACGGCGGGCAAGATGCGCAAGAACCGCATCCGCGTGCTGGTGGGTGACGAAGTGCTGGTTGAACTGACCCCCTACGACCTGACCAAGGGTCGGATCACCTATCGCTTCAAGTGA